The following proteins are co-located in the Phragmites australis chromosome 10, lpPhrAust1.1, whole genome shotgun sequence genome:
- the LOC133931085 gene encoding chaperonin CPN60-2, mitochondrial-like has product MRLCCTLLGVALLMPIWVVSVMDDAMAMAGIATKLDRVLLVVNYRNVETSCLRTQLSSLTLVVEKLTREAGGSSMGDARGSAPPPLKTDVVLRHSMVAEASVAVRSEIETVDIHDKEEHQIQLLHMDICICENNHSGASEAEVGEKNDRVIVALNVARTAVEEGIVPDGGVALLCATKELDQISTTKEDERIGVQIIKN; this is encoded by the coding sequence ATGCGCCTATGCTGCACGCTGCTAGGAGTTGCCCTGCTCATGCCCATATGGGTTGTATCAGTCATGGATGATGCTATGGCCATGGCTGGCATCGCGACCAAGCTTGATCGGGTTCTGCTCGTCGTCAACTACCGCAATGTTGAGACCTCCTGCCTTCGGACCCAATTATCATCCCTCACCCTGGTTGTCGAGAAGCTCACGCGCGAGGCCGGTGGCTCTAGCATGGGCGATGCTAGAGGCTCCGCGCCACCACCACTGAAGACTGATGTGGTGCTGCGGCATTCTATGGTGGCAGAAGCGTCGGTGGCCGTGAGAAGTGAGATAGAGACGGTTGACATCCATGACAAGGAGGAGCATCAAATCCAGCTCTTGCACATGGATATCTGCATCTGCGAGAACAACCATAGTGGAGCTAGTGAAGCTGAAGTTGGCGAGAAAAACGATAGGGTAATAGTTGCTCTAAATGTTGCAAGGACTGCTGTGGAGGAGGGTATTGTGCCAGATGGTGGAGTTGCCCTTCTATGTGCCACTAAGGAGCTCGACCAGATTAGCACAACAAAGGAGGATGAAAGGATTGGAGTTCAAATTATCAAGAATTAA
- the LOC133931144 gene encoding uncharacterized protein LOC133931144: MAANYHHYQMAVQSAAAAWREPDSPQLSFVSGCSSLFSISTLQDNDDVGAVVIAGHELMPSTPVSLAGFAGDEIDMEVQQISGGSGDDRRTIRMMRNRESALRSRARKRAYVENLEKEVRRLVDENLKLKKQCKELKLEVAALVLPTKSSLRRTSSTQF; the protein is encoded by the exons ATGGCGGCCAACTACCACCACTACCAGATGGCGGTgcagtcggcggcggcggcgtggaggGAGCCGGACAGCCCGCAGCTGAGCTTCGTGAGCGGCTGCAGCTccctcttctccatctccacccTGCAGGACAACGATGACGTTGGCGCCGTCGTCATCGCTGGCCACGAGCTGATGCCCTCCACGCCCGTCTCGCTCGCCGGGTTCGCCGGCGACGAGATCGACATGGAGGTGCAGCAGATCAGCGGCGGAAGCGGCGACGACCGGAGGACCATCAGGATGATGAGGAACCGGGAGTCCGCGCTCCGATCCAGGGCGAGGAAGAGG GCATACGTGGAAAATCTAGAAAAGGAAGTTCGCCGGCTGGTGGATGAGAACTTGAAGCTCAAGAAGCAATGCAAAGAG CTGAAACTGGAAGTGGCTGCGCTGGTCCTCCCTACCAAGAGCTCACTTCGAAGAACCTCGTCGACTCAATTCTGA
- the LOC133931236 gene encoding protein FREE1-like isoform X1, with amino-acid sequence MHPAGAGDYSPYYAPYPSPAAAAPPPSTYPSVSASASAPPYSPYPTDFAPPASYSAYPPAPPADLPHYAPPAAAPPPPPPQPYYPYEPPPLPPSPHNPAPSPYPSVDRAGSYGYGSGAGSGYGQELYPPKPAGGGGWSDDGAYAYDGGDAPEPYGARGIAPRSGSALFDDYGRSIGSATDRGGRGGSAASLKVVRAVPKAETSEDVRGGVQKFRVKLLPEGAGSPMDVLCQVGLDGIRMLDPNTSRTLRIYPLETVTRWDVLDSSIFAFWSKSSVDVEARRIRLKSNSYTSNTILDTVTAASVQFKEMGGGSISRSRAVADAAKPAEQQNERKKNFLDWRNLMKPMIEEKDHWVPDEAVSKCIGCAADFSAFNRRHHCRNCGDIFCDKCTQGRTPLTTDADAQPVRVCDRCMAEVSQRLSNAREAANRPIVHSHEDLAKKLQEAMDINKRSSSGTRSSDGSGKRMREVACPVCTVHLQVQVPTSGSETIECGVCQHPFLVSAR; translated from the exons ATGCATCCCGCAGGTGCGGGGGACTACTCCCCATACTACGCCCCATACCCCTCCCCAGCGGCTGCCGCGCCACCTCCCTCCACCTACCCGTCTGTGTCCGCCTCGGCTTCCGCGCCACCGTACTCGCCGTACCCCACCGATTTCGCCCCCCCGGCCTCGTACTCCGCGTACCCGCCTGCACCGCCCGCCGACCTCCCCCACTACGCgcctcccgccgccgcgcccccgcccccgcccccgcagCCGTACTACCCCTACGAGCCGCCTCCTCTCCCGCCGTCTCCGCACAACCCGGCGCCCTCGCCTTACCCCTCGGTTGATCGGGCGGGGAGCTACGGCTACGGATCCGGCGCCGGATCCGGGTACGGCCAGGAGCTGTACCCGCCCAAGCCGGCGGGCGGGGGCGGGTGGTCCGACGACGGGGCGTACGCGTACGACGGCGGCGATGCGCCGGAGCCGTACGGCGCGAGGGGGATCGCGCCGAGGTCTGGCTCCGCGTTGTTTGATGACTACGGGAGGTCGATTGGTTCGGCGACGGACAGGGGTGGACGTGGGGGTAGTGCGGCGAGCCTCAAGGTGGTGAGGGCCGTGCCCAAGGCGGAGACGTCGGAGGACGTGAGGGGTGGGGTGCAGAAGTTTCGGGTGAAGCTGCTGCCAGAGGGTGCGGGGAGCCCCATGGATGTGCTCTGCCAG GTTGGTTTGGATGGGATTCGGATGCTTGATCCCAACACTAGTAGGACATTAAGAATATATCCCCTTGAGACTGTAACTAGATGGGAT GTATTAGATTCTTCTATCTTTGCCTTTTGGTCCAAGAGTTCAGTTGATGTTGAAGCAAGAAGAATAAGGCTGAAGTCAAACAGCTATACATCCAATACCATTCTAGACACTGTCACAGCTGCGTCTGTTCAG TTCAAGGAGATGGGTGGAGGCAGCATTTCGAGAAGTAGAGCGGTTGCTGATGCGGCCAAGCCTGCTGAACAGCAAAATGAGAGGAAGAAAAATTTCCTTGATTGGAGGAACTTAATGAAGCCTATGATTGAGGAGAAAGATCACTGG GTCCCAGATGAAGCTGTCAGCAAATGCATAGGATGTGCAGCAGATTTCAGTGCTTTCAACCGCAGG CATCACTGTCGAAACTGTGGTGATATTTTCTGCGATAAGTGCACCCAGGGAAGGACTCCTCTAACTACAGATGCTGATGCTCAACCAGTCCGAGTTTGTGACAGATGCATG GCTGAAGTTTCCCAAAGACTGAGCAATGCAAGGGAAGCGGCAAATCGACCTATTGTTCACAGCCATGAGGATCTTGCCAAAAAACTTCAG GAAGCCATGGATATAAATAAGAGGTCATCTTCAG GGACGAGGTCTTCAGATGGATCTGGCAAGCGAATGCGGGAGGTCGCATGCCCCGTCTGCACGGTCCATCTTCAG GTGCAAGTTCCAACTTCTGGGTCAGAGACGATAGA